The Pelodiscus sinensis isolate JC-2024 unplaced genomic scaffold, ASM4963464v1 ctg141, whole genome shotgun sequence genome contains the following window.
CCTGGGTCCTTCCCCAGCCCTTTTGCCTGGCGCAGCTGGGCCCAGCACACTGccaacctgcacccctcctgggccagggcccccagagctgggctgctctgggattggtgccctgcctgcctggctgagcatggggggggagcccaggcccgaggcaggggggctgtgccAGCCAGGCTGAAGGCAACATGGAGCCCAACCCGGGCAGAGAGGCACAAACAGGTCTCACAGGCCTGGCTGCTCCGGCTTTTATTGCACATGCTGCCCCGCTCTAATCAATGGCCAGTGTTTTGCTTGGCCAAGGGCCACACCTGCTGGGAGGGCTCCCCTGGGTGAGGGGGACTTGGGCCCCCCAGGAGGCCAGCtctggtgctgagtcctgcagctgccctccatgctgcccccagccaggccaaAGGGGGGGAGGCTGCCTGCTTGTGCAGGCTGGCTCCGGTCTCAGGCCCAGGTTAGTGTTGGCTGCAAGGGCTGCTCCTTCCCTTCACCTGTGCTGCTTGGCCTAGCTCCAGCTGCCCCTCACTGCTGGAGCTGGTGTAGATAGCCCGTGGGCCCAGGGCCCCTCTTCCGCTGCCTGCTCCTTGGATCTTTCCTCGCCAGCGCggggggctgcctggccctgctgggcccctccagccccatgctgcttccgggggctgcagtgggggtgcTGCGGTCCTCTGGCCTGCAAGGGAACAAACAGCCCAGCTGAGGGGCAGGAGAGCACGgggccccctgcccctgggtgtcACAGCAGCTTTGGGCTCTAGGGGTGAGGGTGGAACTGCCCGAGTCAGCCTGCCCACCTGGCAGTGAAGGGCTGCCTGAGGCCCCAGCCGTCAAGCTCTCCCCACAGCACTGCGGCATGTGGTTCCCTCCCCCGGCCTCatatggggcaggggaatggtgCCCCATTgtggcctctcccccccccccccccgatcccaccTCTGCAGCAGACCCCAGTAGGGATGCAACATCctatttaactggttagccagtttgggggggaggtctctggtcccccccagttctgggtgcctcacctgggctgcgtggCCTGGTCCCCATACTCAGAGCCCCCCGCCCATTCCAGCTCCAGGGGCATTGGCAGCCCTGTACCTTGGGTAGCCGAACGGCTGCAGTGTCTGGACCCTCCTGCCCCCTTGGGCTGCGAGACTCAGCTGGGCTCGGTGCCTGGGCCTGAGCTGCCGCAGGGCTTGGGCCACACGCCGGTCACCCGCAGCCTCCCAGACCAGCCGGGCCCGCTCGTCCGCCCGCTCGTCCCCACGGCTCCGGAACAGgcgctgcagctgccccagccccacgcccctgAAGATGTTGGCGGAGCCTGTTTTCCGGGTCTGGGCCgcaggggcctggccctggggggggtcGCACGCCACAGAGGCCGGGGTGCCcatggggctccctggggggcaGAAAGGAGACACGATGATgagtgtcacatccccccccgCCTCGTCCCACGGGCCTGCCGCCCCCCCACGGGCCtggctcctttctccccccccccccgcctcgtccCACGGGCCTGCCGCCCCCCCACAGGCCtggctcctttctcccccccccccgcctcgtccCACGGGCCTGCCGCCCCCCCACGGGCCtggctcctttctccccccccccccccgcctcgtccCACGGGCCTGCCGCCCCCCCACGGGCCtggctcctttctcccccccccccccccgcctcgtccCACGGGCCTGCCGCCCCCCCACGGGCCtggctcctttctccccccccccccccccgcctcgtccCACGGGCCtggctcctttctcccccccacctcgTCCCACGGGCCTGGCTCCttttcccccccccgcctcgtccCACGGGCctggcccctttctccccccccacctcgtCCCACGGGCCTGGCTCCTTTCCCCCCCCTGCCTAGTCccacgggcctgccccccccctacGGGCCTGGCTcctttctacccccccccccagcctcctcccacgggcctgcccccccccccacgggcctggcccctttctcccccccacctcgTCCCAcgggcctgccccctccccaccggccTGGCTcctttctaccccccccccccagcctcctcccacgggcctgcccccccccacgggcctggcccctttctcccccccccccccgcctcgtccaacgggcctgccccccccacggaCCACTGCCCTGCGGGGGCGGGCTACCTGCTCGCGGGGCTCCGGGGTCCTGctcgagccccgcccccagcctcgcAGCCAATCAGCGGCC
Protein-coding sequences here:
- the LOC102448807 gene encoding arginine vasopressin-induced protein 1, with amino-acid sequence MGTPASVACDPPQGQAPAAQTRKTGSANIFRGVGLGQLQRLFRSRGDERADERARLVWEAAGDRRVAQALRQLRPRHRAQLSLAAQGGRRVQTLQPFGYPRPEDRSTPTAAPGSSMGLEGPSRARQPPALARKDPRSRQRKRGPGPTGYLHQLQQ